CAGCGTGGGCGTCGGCTACCGCTTCTAGCCGGGCGACGGACGGTCACGGCGGCTCGATGTAGTCGCCCGCGAGTCCCAGGATCCGCGACATCTCCTCGCCGGCGTCGCGCGTGGCGGCGGCGAACTCCTGCCGCCGGCGCCGGCCGCGTTCGGACGGCGCGGCGATCATGACGGCGGCCACCAGCGCGCGGTTGACGTCGAACACCGGCGCGCCGAATCCCCACAGGCCCTCGGCCGTCTGGTCGCGCGTCTCGGCGACGCCGGTGCGGCGGACCTCGGCGGCGACGGCGCGCAGCGTGGCGGCGTCGACGACGGTGCGCGGCGTGTAGGCGCGACGCGGCGCGTCGGCGAGGTAGCGGCGCGTGAACGCCTCGCCGCGGAACGCCATCACGACGCGGCCGGCCGCCGTGCAGTAGAGCGGCCGGCTGGTGCCGACGACGGCGGCGTAGCGGATCGCCTCGGGACCGTCGGCGATGTCCGTGTAGGTGACCTCGCGGCCGTTGGCCGCGGGCACCGCCAGCAGCGCCGTCTCGCCGCAGCGCGCCGCCAGCGCCGGCAGCGCCGCGGCGACGCGACGGACGGCGGGCTCCCCGCGCACCAGCAGCGCGCCGAGGCGGATCGCCGCCGCCCCCAGCCGGTAGCCGCCGTGCCGGTTGACGACGTAGCCGTCGCGCTCCAGCGCCCGCAGCAGGCTGAGAAGGCTGGTTTTGGGCAGATCCAGCGCGCGGCCTAGTCCCGCGAGGGTGAGGCCGTCGCGCTCGACGGCCAGCGCCTCGATCGCCGCCATGACGCGCGACGGCGCGCGCGGGGCGCCGGCGCCCCGACGGCCGCCGCGGGCGCCCCGGTCCGCGATCTTGGCGCTTGCGCCCCCATCCATCCGGCGGCAGTCTCCAGAAACCGATAGTTGAACACTGTTCCGATATCGGAACGATGTCAAGAACGCCGGTCGACGCGGCGGCCGCAGCGATGGAGGAAGCGATGAACCAGGTCGTCGTCAACGCGCCCAACAAGTGGCGGCTGGAGACGCCCGGCTCCGACGGCTGGATGCGCAGCGCGCGCGCCGACGCGGCGCGCAAGTACTTCATGGTGTCGGCCGACTGCCACGCCAACGAGCCGGCCGACCTGTGGGCGACGCGCATCGACGCGAAGTACCGCGACCGGCTGCCGCGCGTGATCACCGACAAGGACGGCGTGCAGTGGCGCGTGTCGGAGGGCCACCGGCCCGACCGCCTGCGCATCATGGCGCTGGAGGGCGAGGACCAGCTGCGCGTGCGCTCCGGCGCGACCGCCGAGGGCCGGCTGGCCGACCACGACATGGACGGCATCGACGTCGAGCTGATGTTCCCCAACAAGGGGCTGTCGATGTGGGCGACGCCCGACGCCGCGTTCGCGATGGCGCAATGCAGGGTGTGGAACGACTGGGCGCACGAGCAGTACGCCGGCCACCGCGACCGCATCATCCCCGCCGGCGCGCTGGCCACCGCCGATCTCGAGGGCTCGATCGCGGAGGTCGGGCGCCTCGCCAAGCTCGGCTTCCGCTGCCTGACCCTGCCGTGCAAGCCGGTGTGGGGCGGCCACGACGTCGACCACGTCAATTACAACCTGCCGCACTTCGACCGGCTGTGGGCGGCCATCCAGGACGCCGATCTGCCGATCACCTTCCACGTCTCGACCGGCCGCGATCCGCGCGCCGCCCGCGGCAACGGCGGCGCGGTGGTGAACTACGTCTCGCACTCGCTGTCGCCGACCATCGAGCCGGTCGCCAATCTCTGCGCGTCGGGCGTGCTGGAGCGCTTCCCGAAGCTGCGCTTCGCCACCATCGAGGCCGGCATCGGCTGGGTGCCGTGGCTGCTGGAGGCGATGGACGAGGCCTACAAGAAGCACCATTTCTGGGTGCGGCCGAAGCTCCAGGGCCTGCCCAGCGAGTACTACAGGGCGCACGGCTTCTCGTCGTTCCAGGAGGACAAGGCCGGGCTCGACCTCGCGGAATCGCACGGCCTGGCCGACAATTTCCTGTGGGCCAACGACTATCCGCACCACGAGGGCACGTGGCCGCATTCCGCCGAGGCGGTGGAGCGCACCATGGGCCAGCTCTCCGATTCGAGCCGCGCCAAGATCCTCGGGCTGAACGCCGCGCGCTTCCTCAAGCTCGACGTGCCGGCGAAATACAAGGCGTAGATTACCTCCCTTCTCCCCCGTCATCGGAGGAGAAGGTGCCCGAAGGGCGGATGAGGGGCTCTCCCTGGAGTCGCTCCGGTCCGCCATCAGCGCGGTCGCGGGACCGCGAAGCCCCTCATCCGGCGCTGCGCGCCACCTTCTCCCCCGATGACGGAGGAGAAGGGAATATCCGACAGGAGTTCCGATGACCGAGCGCAGTCTGCGCGGCAAGGTGGCCGTGGTGGGCGTCGGCGAGACCGCCTACTACAAGCACGGCAAGTCGCCCGATCCCGAGTTCGTGCTGGCGCTGAAGGCGATCCTCGCCGCCGCCGGGGACGCCGGGATCGATCCACGCCAGATCGACGGCTTCGCGTCGTACAGCAACGACCGCAACGATCCCTCGCGGCTGGCCGCCGCGCTGGGCCTGCCGGAGCTGCGCTTCTCCAACATGCAGTGGGGCGGCGGCGGCGGAGGAGGATCGGGCGCCATGGGCAACGCGGCCGCCGCGGTCGCGACCGGCATGGCCGATTGCGTCGTGGTGTTCCGGGCGCTGGCGCAGGGCCAGTTCCAGCGCTTCGGCGCGGCGGCGCCGGGCGGCGTGGCGACGGGCGAGGCGGCGCTGAACGCGCCCTACGGCGTGATGTCGCCGGCGCAGCGCTACGCCATGCGCGCGATGCGCTTCCTGCACGAGAACAGGATCGGCGACGGCGCCCAGCGCGCCATCGCGCTGGCGTCCTACCACCACGCCCAGCTCAACCCGCGCGCCGTCATGCACGGCAAGCCGCTGACGGCGGCGCAGTACGACGCGTCGCGCTGGATCGTCGAGCCGTGGCGGCTGTTCGACTGCTGCATGGAGAACGACGGCGCCGCGGCCCTGATCCTGATGCCGGCCGAGCGCGCCCTCGACCTCAAGCAGAAGCCCGCCTACATCCTCGGCGCGGCGCAGGGCTCGGAGTACCGCAACGCCGCGCGCGGCCACAACGCGCCGCTCTACGCGACGTCGAGCTTCACCACGGTGGCGCCCCGGCTCTACGCCATGGCCGGCGTCGGGCCGAAGGACGTCGACGTGCTGCAGAGCTACGAGAATTTCACCGGCGGCGTGCTCATGAGCCTGGTCGAGCACGGCTTCTTCAAGGCCGGGGAGGCCGACGAATTCCTCGTCAAGGAGAACCTGCTGGCGCCATCCGGCAAGCTGCCGCTCAACACCAGCGGCGGCAATCTGGCGGAATGCTACATGCACGGGCTGGAGCTGCAGATCGAGGCCGTGCGCCAGCTGCGCGGCACGTCCACGGCGCAGGTCGAGGACCCGGAGGTGTCGATGGTGATCTCCGGGCCGATGGTGACGCCGGTGTCGAGCATGATCTTCGGAAGCCGGGAGACGCTGTGATGACGGGCGCGACCTATCTCAATCCCGGCCTGCCGGTCCCCGTCGCCGAGAACGACGGCCTCGACAAGCCGTACTGGGACGCCGCGCGCCGCGGCGTCCTGATGGTGCAGCGCTGCGGCGCCTGCGGCGCGTGGCAGTGGGGTCCCGAGTGGATCTGCCACAAATGCCTGTCGTTCGACATGCGCTGGACCGAGGTGAAGGGCCGCGGGCGCATCTATAGCTGGGAGCGCCCATGGCATCCCGTCCATCCGGCGCTGAAGGACCAGGGTCCCTACATCGTGGTGCTCGTGGAACTGCCCGAGGCCGGCGGCGTGCGCATGCTCGGCAACCTGCTGGGCGATCCGCGCCAGGACGTGCGCATCGGCGCCGAGGTCGAGGCCGTGTTCGAGCCGCACGACGACGCCAAGCCCCCCTACACGCTGGTGCAGTGGCGCTACGTCTGACGGAACGCGCGTCGCCTCCCCGATTCGCGCGGCACTTTCTTCCGCACCGCAGCAAACGGGACGACGCGCCGGCGGTTGACCGCGGCGCCTCGACCGCTATCGTCCCGAGGTGGTCCGCGCGCGTCGCGCGGATCGCGGCCGGCCGCTCCGCGCGGCCGCGCCGACGCCGTAGCGTAGACCGCCCGCGTCGCCTCGACCGC
The genomic region above belongs to Rhodospirillales bacterium and contains:
- a CDS encoding OB-fold domain-containing protein, coding for MTGATYLNPGLPVPVAENDGLDKPYWDAARRGVLMVQRCGACGAWQWGPEWICHKCLSFDMRWTEVKGRGRIYSWERPWHPVHPALKDQGPYIVVLVELPEAGGVRMLGNLLGDPRQDVRIGAEVEAVFEPHDDAKPPYTLVQWRYV
- a CDS encoding amidohydrolase; translated protein: MNQVVVNAPNKWRLETPGSDGWMRSARADAARKYFMVSADCHANEPADLWATRIDAKYRDRLPRVITDKDGVQWRVSEGHRPDRLRIMALEGEDQLRVRSGATAEGRLADHDMDGIDVELMFPNKGLSMWATPDAAFAMAQCRVWNDWAHEQYAGHRDRIIPAGALATADLEGSIAEVGRLAKLGFRCLTLPCKPVWGGHDVDHVNYNLPHFDRLWAAIQDADLPITFHVSTGRDPRAARGNGGAVVNYVSHSLSPTIEPVANLCASGVLERFPKLRFATIEAGIGWVPWLLEAMDEAYKKHHFWVRPKLQGLPSEYYRAHGFSSFQEDKAGLDLAESHGLADNFLWANDYPHHEGTWPHSAEAVERTMGQLSDSSRAKILGLNAARFLKLDVPAKYKA
- a CDS encoding IclR family transcriptional regulator, giving the protein MDGGASAKIADRGARGGRRGAGAPRAPSRVMAAIEALAVERDGLTLAGLGRALDLPKTSLLSLLRALERDGYVVNRHGGYRLGAAAIRLGALLVRGEPAVRRVAAALPALAARCGETALLAVPAANGREVTYTDIADGPEAIRYAAVVGTSRPLYCTAAGRVVMAFRGEAFTRRYLADAPRRAYTPRTVVDAATLRAVAAEVRRTGVAETRDQTAEGLWGFGAPVFDVNRALVAAVMIAAPSERGRRRRQEFAAATRDAGEEMSRILGLAGDYIEPP
- a CDS encoding acetyl-CoA acetyltransferase gives rise to the protein MTERSLRGKVAVVGVGETAYYKHGKSPDPEFVLALKAILAAAGDAGIDPRQIDGFASYSNDRNDPSRLAAALGLPELRFSNMQWGGGGGGGSGAMGNAAAAVATGMADCVVVFRALAQGQFQRFGAAAPGGVATGEAALNAPYGVMSPAQRYAMRAMRFLHENRIGDGAQRAIALASYHHAQLNPRAVMHGKPLTAAQYDASRWIVEPWRLFDCCMENDGAAALILMPAERALDLKQKPAYILGAAQGSEYRNAARGHNAPLYATSSFTTVAPRLYAMAGVGPKDVDVLQSYENFTGGVLMSLVEHGFFKAGEADEFLVKENLLAPSGKLPLNTSGGNLAECYMHGLELQIEAVRQLRGTSTAQVEDPEVSMVISGPMVTPVSSMIFGSRETL